A genomic segment from Peribacillus sp. ACCC06369 encodes:
- a CDS encoding CPCC family cysteine-rich protein: protein MQREKCPCCGFPTLGERGNFEICELCHWEDDGQFDPYADEVWGGPNGDHSLTEARKNFKENLIMYRDKRNILSQTDTEIETKRALLSTFVELDSETNSLKINALWNEIKSYEKILLEAPSSMEIKVVLLYGEELTSLKHIEKITNKYYKYYLSDTGKGDFNKEDYYEIWIEERNTGLKVRNRHYTPTVPVKKEFLPKFLNIFRTLKGNMCLCKPKHEHPIVEISGVEYEGDSFYIDDGQEKIVFYDKHWIKVDVNEDTEKVLTELISSQQ, encoded by the coding sequence GTGCAACGTGAAAAATGTCCTTGTTGTGGATTTCCAACATTGGGGGAACGTGGGAATTTTGAGATATGTGAACTTTGTCATTGGGAAGATGATGGGCAATTTGACCCATATGCAGATGAAGTTTGGGGCGGACCAAATGGGGATCACTCACTAACGGAAGCAAGAAAGAATTTTAAAGAAAATCTTATTATGTATAGAGATAAAAGAAATATCCTTAGTCAAACTGATACAGAAATTGAGACAAAAAGGGCTTTATTGAGTACCTTCGTTGAATTAGACTCTGAAACAAATTCGTTAAAAATTAACGCACTTTGGAACGAAATAAAGTCGTATGAGAAGATTTTATTGGAAGCCCCTTCCTCAATGGAAATAAAAGTCGTTCTTTTATATGGTGAAGAATTGACGTCATTAAAACACATCGAGAAGATTACAAATAAGTATTATAAATATTATCTAAGTGACACGGGAAAAGGAGATTTTAATAAAGAAGATTACTATGAGATTTGGATAGAGGAACGAAATACAGGGCTTAAAGTGAGGAATCGTCATTATACTCCCACTGTTCCAGTAAAGAAAGAATTTCTACCTAAATTTCTAAATATTTTCAGAACTTTAAAGGGTAATATGTGTTTATGCAAACCCAAACACGAACATCCAATAGTTGAGATTTCAGGTGTAGAATATGAAGGAGATTCTTTCTATATAGATGATGGACAAGAAAAAATCGTTTTTTACGACAAACATTGGATTAAGGTGGATGTAAATGAGGACACCGAGAAAGTTTTAACCGAACTCATTTCCTCCCAACAATAA
- the ltrA gene encoding group II intron reverse transcriptase/maturase produces MLMEQILERENLIQALKRVERNKGSHGVDGMPVQNLRPHLATEWYNMKTALLQGTYQPKPVRRIEIPKPNGGVRLLGIPTVLDRFIQQAIAQILTRIYDSTFSENSYGFRPNKQGHQAVRKAKSYITEGYTWVVDMDLEKFFDKVNHDKLMGMLERKIEDKRVLKLIRRFLQAGIMIGGLFHKSEEGTPQGGPLSPLLSNIMLDDLDKELEKRNLRFVRYADDSTIFVKTRKAAKRAMGNISSFIENKLKLKVNYEKSKYDRPWNRTFLGFSFTKSKKNPKVLLAKQTVKRVKKRIREMTSRKLPKPMKLRINKLKQYLRGWMGYFALIDTPNVLKNLDSWIRRRLRMCLWKQWKLPRTRVRKLKGLGAPFGKAYEWGNSRKGYWRIAHSPILDKTLNNVYWHHQGLVNLYERYTKLRQT; encoded by the coding sequence ATGTTAATGGAACAGATACTAGAGAGGGAAAACTTAATACAGGCATTGAAGCGTGTAGAAAGAAATAAGGGAAGCCATGGTGTAGATGGAATGCCGGTTCAAAACCTGAGACCGCACCTCGCAACCGAATGGTACAACATGAAAACTGCCCTTTTACAGGGTACCTATCAACCGAAGCCCGTCCGTCGTATCGAAATCCCGAAACCAAACGGCGGAGTTCGGCTATTGGGTATTCCAACCGTTCTAGACCGTTTCATTCAACAAGCCATTGCCCAAATATTAACCAGGATATATGACTCAACCTTTTCGGAGAATAGCTATGGTTTTCGCCCTAACAAACAAGGGCACCAGGCGGTTCGAAAGGCAAAGTCCTATATAACCGAAGGTTATACATGGGTAGTGGATATGGACTTGGAGAAGTTCTTCGATAAAGTGAATCATGACAAGCTCATGGGAATGTTAGAGCGGAAAATTGAAGATAAACGAGTTCTCAAACTGATTCGTAGATTCCTTCAAGCAGGCATTATGATAGGCGGACTTTTTCATAAAAGTGAGGAGGGAACTCCGCAAGGAGGTCCGTTAAGTCCTTTATTATCTAATATCATGTTAGACGATTTAGATAAAGAACTAGAGAAACGCAATCTTCGATTCGTAAGGTATGCGGATGACAGTACTATCTTTGTGAAGACACGAAAAGCCGCCAAACGTGCAATGGGAAATATCTCAAGCTTCATTGAAAATAAACTGAAGCTAAAGGTCAACTACGAGAAGTCGAAGTATGATCGCCCTTGGAACAGAACGTTTCTCGGTTTTAGTTTCACGAAGTCAAAGAAGAACCCGAAGGTTCTACTGGCTAAACAAACGGTGAAGAGAGTAAAGAAACGAATCAGGGAAATGACCTCGAGAAAATTACCGAAACCCATGAAACTCCGAATAAATAAGTTAAAGCAATACCTTAGAGGTTGGATGGGTTATTTCGCCCTCATTGATACTCCGAACGTTTTGAAGAATTTAGATTCATGGATTCGAAGAAGACTCAGGATGTGCCTATGGAAGCAATGGAAATTGCCAAGAACGAGAGTGAGGAAACTCAAAGGATTAGGCGCCCCATTTGGAAAAGCGTATGAATGGGGAAATAGCAGAAAGGGTTATTGGCGCATAGCGCATAGTCCTATTCTAGACAAAACCCTTAATAATGTTTATTGGCACCACCAAGGGTTAGTAAATCTATATGAACGATATACAAAACTACGTCAGACTTAA
- a CDS encoding ATP-dependent metallopeptidase FtsH/Yme1/Tma family protein: MNRNFRNTIFYLLIFLVIIGIVIIFNNNNESTEKMTQDEFYNHLESGDITSLTMQPESSEFKIIWKLKGDDENKNFVTHVPFSEYSQSRINDAVTKLGKGIITVEPPEKTSGWVTFFTSIIPFVIIFILFFFIFLFVAVRKKWKG; the protein is encoded by the coding sequence ATGAATCGGAACTTCCGTAATACCATATTCTATTTACTGATCTTTTTGGTCATCATTGGAATTGTAATCATCTTTAATAATAACAATGAATCAACAGAGAAAATGACCCAAGATGAGTTCTATAATCATTTGGAGAGTGGGGACATTACATCACTAACGATGCAGCCCGAAAGCAGTGAATTTAAAATCATTTGGAAGCTTAAGGGGGATGATGAAAACAAGAACTTTGTGACGCACGTGCCATTCAGTGAATATTCACAGAGTCGAATTAATGATGCCGTAACTAAATTAGGTAAAGGCATCATCACTGTTGAACCTCCAGAAAAGACAAGTGGCTGGGTGACATTTTTCACTTCCATTATTCCATTTGTAATCATTTTCATCCTGTTTTTCTTTATTTTTCTGTTTGTAGCTGTAAGAAAAAAATGGAAGGGATGA
- a CDS encoding VOC family protein, with protein MEKNKLLRMDNVGIVVESLDDAISFFEEIGLNLEGRATVEGEWAGRVTGLGSQCVEIAMMVTPDGHSRLELSRFLTPPTISDHRTAPVNALGYLRVMFTVEDIDEMVSRLTKYGAQLVGEVVQYEDSYRLCYIRGTEGLLIGLAEQLGNK; from the coding sequence ATGGAAAAAAACAAATTACTAAGAATGGACAATGTCGGCATCGTTGTAGAATCCCTTGATGACGCAATCTCTTTCTTCGAGGAGATTGGCTTGAACCTCGAAGGGCGAGCCACTGTCGAAGGTGAATGGGCTGGTCGCGTAACCGGATTGGGTTCTCAGTGCGTAGAGATTGCTATGATGGTTACCCCAGATGGCCACAGCCGACTTGAACTTTCGCGATTTCTCACCCCACCTACTATATCAGATCACCGGACTGCTCCTGTAAATGCCCTCGGTTATCTACGCGTCATGTTCACCGTTGAAGACATTGACGAAATGGTATCCAGACTCACTAAGTATGGTGCTCAGCTCGTTGGCGAAGTGGTTCAGTACGAGGACTCGTATCGGCTCTGCTACATTCGTGGAACCGAAGGACTTCTAATCGGTTTGGCGGAACAACTCGGTAACAAATAA
- a CDS encoding LURP-one-related family protein, with translation MRQLYIKQKVFSLSGKFTVKDQQEKDIYYVEGSFMQVPKTFSIMNTARDEVALITKKVFSFLPKFLVEVNGREVLTIKKEFSLFKARYTIDAAGIEVHGNWWDMDFQVLQHGKIVGEVGKEWFTWGDSYKVQIIDEEMETIIIALVVAIDCVKADQAAASSAASI, from the coding sequence ATGAGGCAGCTTTATATAAAGCAGAAGGTATTCAGTCTTAGCGGGAAATTTACAGTAAAGGATCAGCAGGAGAAGGATATATATTACGTGGAGGGAAGTTTTATGCAAGTTCCAAAAACTTTCTCCATTATGAATACAGCAAGAGATGAAGTAGCACTCATTACGAAAAAGGTGTTCAGCTTTTTACCAAAGTTTTTGGTTGAGGTGAATGGTCGAGAGGTATTAACAATAAAGAAGGAATTTTCCTTATTTAAAGCACGATATACAATTGATGCGGCAGGCATTGAAGTACATGGTAATTGGTGGGATATGGATTTTCAAGTTTTACAGCATGGTAAAATCGTAGGTGAAGTGGGCAAGGAGTGGTTCACTTGGGGCGATAGCTACAAGGTTCAAATAATAGATGAAGAGATGGAAACCATTATTATTGCACTCGTTGTTGCAATTGATTGTGTGAAGGCTGATCAAGCAGCTGCTTCCTCAGCAGCGTCGATTTAA
- the ppsA gene encoding phosphoenolpyruvate synthase, which yields MKPYVLELRGIDKTQLLLAGGKGSNLGELSKIHGIQVPEGFCVTTEAYQKALEQNEAFYALLDQLTLLKVEDRGQIGEISRKIRQIIMEMEIPSDVVKAVAHYLSQFGDEHAYAVRSSATAEDLPHASFAGQQDTYLNIIGKEAILQHISKCWASLFTDRAVIYRIQNGFDHSQVYLSVIIQRMIFPQASGILFTADPITSNRKLLSIDASFGLGEALVSGLVSADCYKVQEDEIVDKMIATKKLAIYGLKEGGTETQQIDPDQQKTQTLTEQQILQLARIGRQIEAYFGYPQDIEWCLVDDTFYIVQSRPITTLYPIPEANDQENHVYVSVGHQQMMTDSMKPLGLSFFLLTTNAPMRKAGGRLFVDVTHMLASPDSRKMLLDAMGQHDLLMKDALMTIIERGDFIKSLPNDKQEQSSGKSNKSVSSADSRAQIENDVTIVSDLIKSSQTSIEELKQNIQTKLGSDLFDFILEDIQILKKILFDPQSSAVFMAAIDASSWINENMNEWLGEKNAADTLSQSVPNNITSEMGLALLEVADVIRPYPEVIDYLQHVKDDNFLDELVKFDGGQETQDAIYDYLSKYGMRCTGEIDITKTRWSEKPTTLVPVILSNIKNFEPNASNRKFEQGRQEALIKEQELLDRLKQLPDGEQKAKETKRMIDLIRNFIGYREYPKYGMVNRYFVYKQALLKEAEQLVQANVIHEKEDIYYLTFEELHEVVRTNKLDYQIISKRKDEYKLYEKLTPPRVITSDGEIIVGEYKRENLPAEAIVGLPVSSGVIEGRARVILNMEDADLEDGDILVTSFTDPSWTPLFVSIKGLVTEVGGLMTHGAVIAREYGLPAVVGVENATKLIKDGQRIRVNGTEGYIEIL from the coding sequence ATGAAACCATATGTACTAGAGTTACGGGGAATCGATAAAACGCAACTTTTGCTCGCCGGAGGAAAAGGGTCGAATTTAGGGGAACTATCGAAGATTCATGGAATACAAGTGCCAGAAGGATTTTGTGTTACGACAGAGGCTTATCAAAAAGCCCTCGAACAAAACGAAGCCTTCTACGCATTGTTGGATCAACTAACACTGCTAAAAGTAGAGGATCGAGGTCAAATTGGTGAAATCAGCAGGAAGATTCGACAAATCATTATGGAAATGGAAATTCCTTCCGATGTTGTGAAAGCTGTTGCTCACTATCTCTCCCAGTTTGGCGATGAACATGCTTATGCAGTGCGTTCTAGTGCGACTGCTGAAGATTTACCACACGCCTCTTTTGCCGGTCAACAAGATACCTATTTAAATATCATCGGAAAAGAAGCAATCTTACAGCATATCAGTAAATGTTGGGCTTCCCTATTTACTGATCGCGCAGTAATTTACCGAATCCAAAACGGATTTGATCACAGCCAAGTTTACCTATCAGTTATCATTCAACGGATGATTTTCCCACAGGCTTCAGGAATTTTATTTACTGCTGATCCGATTACTTCCAATCGAAAGCTACTATCGATCGATGCTAGCTTTGGACTAGGAGAAGCCCTTGTCTCCGGCTTGGTATCTGCCGATTGTTATAAAGTACAGGAAGATGAAATCGTCGATAAGATGATAGCGACCAAAAAATTGGCGATCTATGGACTAAAAGAAGGCGGGACAGAGACACAACAGATCGACCCTGATCAGCAAAAGACTCAAACACTTACTGAACAACAAATTTTACAACTAGCACGCATAGGAAGACAGATCGAAGCTTATTTTGGTTACCCACAAGATATCGAATGGTGTTTGGTTGATGATACATTTTATATTGTCCAGAGTCGGCCAATCACTACTTTATACCCGATCCCTGAAGCGAATGATCAAGAAAATCACGTTTATGTATCTGTCGGTCATCAACAAATGATGACCGATTCCATGAAACCACTGGGATTGTCTTTTTTCCTGTTAACGACTAATGCACCCATGCGTAAAGCTGGTGGAAGGTTGTTTGTTGATGTCACACATATGCTGGCTTCACCTGACAGCAGAAAAATGTTATTAGATGCCATGGGACAACACGATCTGCTCATGAAAGACGCACTTATGACCATAATAGAGCGAGGAGATTTCATAAAATCTTTACCAAATGATAAGCAAGAACAGAGTTCCGGTAAAAGCAATAAAAGTGTGTCGTCTGCGGATTCTAGGGCACAAATCGAAAACGACGTGACAATCGTTTCTGATTTGATTAAGAGTAGTCAAACATCGATAGAAGAGTTAAAACAAAACATCCAAACGAAATTAGGATCGGATTTATTTGATTTTATTTTGGAAGATATCCAGATATTAAAGAAGATTTTATTTGACCCACAAAGTTCAGCTGTGTTTATGGCTGCTATAGATGCTTCATCATGGATCAATGAAAATATGAACGAGTGGTTAGGTGAAAAAAACGCAGCCGACACCCTTTCTCAATCTGTACCAAACAATATTACTTCGGAAATGGGTCTTGCGCTATTGGAGGTCGCAGATGTGATTCGTCCTTATCCAGAAGTAATTGATTATTTACAACATGTAAAAGATGATAACTTTTTGGATGAACTGGTTAAGTTTGATGGTGGACAGGAAACCCAAGACGCTATCTATGATTATCTCAGCAAATACGGAATGCGATGTACCGGAGAAATCGATATTACGAAAACTCGTTGGAGCGAAAAACCAACTACACTTGTCCCCGTGATTCTTAGTAATATCAAAAACTTTGAGCCTAATGCTAGCAATCGGAAATTTGAGCAAGGGCGACAGGAAGCTTTGATAAAAGAACAAGAGTTATTAGATCGATTGAAGCAATTACCGGATGGTGAACAAAAAGCCAAAGAAACAAAACGAATGATCGACCTAATCCGGAATTTCATCGGTTATCGGGAATATCCAAAATACGGCATGGTTAATCGCTACTTCGTTTATAAGCAGGCTCTACTGAAAGAAGCCGAACAACTCGTACAAGCCAACGTTATTCATGAAAAAGAAGATATATACTATCTCACTTTTGAAGAACTTCACGAAGTCGTACGCACAAATAAACTAGATTACCAGATCATCAGCAAACGAAAAGACGAGTACAAATTGTATGAAAAACTAACTCCACCACGTGTTATCACGTCTGATGGTGAAATCATTGTAGGTGAGTACAAGCGAGAAAATCTCCCAGCCGAAGCTATTGTAGGTCTACCTGTTTCTTCCGGAGTTATAGAGGGACGAGCACGTGTCATCTTAAATATGGAAGATGCTGATCTAGAAGATGGAGATATATTAGTCACCTCCTTTACCGACCCTAGCTGGACACCATTGTTTGTATCCATAAAAGGCCTAGTCACCGAAGTTGGCGGACTGATGACCCATGGAGCAGTAATCGCACGTGAATATGGCTTACCTGCCGTTGTCGGTGTTGAAAATGCCACCAAGCTGATAAAAGATGGGCAACGTATTCGAGTAAATGGAACAGAAGGTTATATAGAAATACTATAA
- a CDS encoding SDR family oxidoreductase gives MDQLKGKIAIITGVSRLKGIGAAICKELAETGYHIFFTYWTEYDKKMPWSIELDEPLKLKEELIKKGVKVSCMELDLTQYDAPEQLLNKVSEQLGYPDILINNAAYSTNNDFSNLTAEELDKHYMVNVRATTLLSSKFAQRFDKKSGGRIVNITSGQSQGPMPGELAYATTKGAVDALTITLSAELAPLGITVNAINPGPTDTGWMTEEIKSKLKPMFPFGRIGKPRDVAKTIKFLVSDEADWITGQIIHAEGGFKR, from the coding sequence ATGGACCAATTAAAAGGGAAAATTGCAATTATTACAGGTGTAAGCCGTCTGAAAGGGATTGGAGCTGCTATTTGTAAGGAGTTAGCTGAAACGGGCTATCATATATTTTTTACTTATTGGACGGAATATGATAAAAAAATGCCTTGGAGCATTGAATTAGATGAGCCATTGAAATTAAAGGAAGAATTAATAAAAAAAGGTGTTAAGGTATCATGTATGGAGTTGGATTTAACTCAATATGATGCACCTGAACAACTTTTGAATAAAGTTTCTGAACAACTTGGTTATCCTGATATCTTGATTAATAACGCAGCATACTCTACTAACAACGATTTTTCTAATTTAACTGCCGAAGAATTAGATAAACATTACATGGTGAATGTTCGTGCAACGACACTATTAAGTAGTAAATTCGCTCAAAGGTTCGATAAGAAATCAGGTGGAAGAATAGTCAACATTACTTCAGGTCAGTCTCAAGGACCAATGCCTGGCGAATTAGCGTATGCAACAACAAAAGGAGCAGTTGATGCTCTAACTATTACATTGTCAGCTGAACTGGCCCCTTTAGGAATAACGGTTAATGCAATAAATCCAGGTCCAACTGATACTGGGTGGATGACAGAGGAAATAAAAAGTAAATTAAAACCGATGTTTCCTTTCGGTAGAATAGGAAAACCGAGAGATGTTGCAAAAACTATTAAATTTTTAGTGAGCGATGAAGCAGATTGGATTACAGGTCAGATTATTCATGCAGAAGGTGGATTTAAAAGGTAA
- a CDS encoding patatin-like phospholipase family protein yields MTKYRIMSFDGGGTLGALSLQLLNRLAQQNPKLISRTNVFSGNSIGSFTAIALASGRSPKETLQFFKDKILPAFSVSRPGGPVFNQQLPYSGFVKAVQTFFPSDLLLKNLKRRIVVPAFHLFSPELNRWTPVLFHNFPGSPYLNEKASDVILRSSGAPATQRAYQNYVDGYTVTTNPSTASIAFAVGKAKQPLDQIAVLSIGTGEEPTQLRRDTKGWGMVSADNIRPENMKNLPPNWGVLLDRSPNEPLLPFLQIVASGSGYYESMVSSQLLGNRFFRLNPRIPNFSKTDPSVVPAVISIANKTDLQPAVQFIEKNWN; encoded by the coding sequence TTGACAAAATATCGGATCATGTCCTTTGATGGAGGCGGTACCTTAGGTGCTTTAAGTTTACAACTTTTGAACAGACTGGCTCAGCAAAACCCAAAATTAATTAGTCGAACCAATGTTTTTTCGGGAAATTCAATAGGTTCATTCACTGCCATTGCGTTAGCAAGTGGAAGATCGCCGAAGGAGACACTCCAGTTTTTTAAGGATAAAATCCTGCCGGCTTTCAGCGTTTCCCGACCAGGTGGACCTGTTTTTAACCAACAATTGCCATATTCTGGTTTCGTTAAAGCTGTACAAACATTTTTCCCATCAGATCTTCTCCTCAAAAACTTAAAAAGACGAATTGTTGTCCCTGCATTTCATTTATTCTCACCGGAGCTGAATCGTTGGACTCCTGTGTTATTCCACAACTTTCCTGGCTCTCCCTATTTAAATGAGAAAGCGAGTGATGTAATACTACGGAGCAGTGGTGCTCCCGCGACGCAACGAGCCTATCAAAACTACGTGGATGGGTATACAGTAACAACTAACCCCAGTACAGCCAGTATCGCGTTTGCAGTGGGGAAAGCCAAACAGCCGTTGGATCAAATTGCAGTATTATCCATTGGAACAGGTGAAGAGCCGACTCAATTAAGAAGAGATACGAAGGGGTGGGGGATGGTAAGTGCAGATAACATACGTCCCGAAAATATGAAGAACCTTCCCCCAAATTGGGGAGTTCTTTTGGATCGATCGCCCAATGAACCCTTACTGCCATTTCTTCAGATTGTCGCTAGTGGATCCGGTTACTATGAATCCATGGTCAGTTCTCAGCTTCTAGGAAATCGTTTTTTTCGGTTAAATCCACGGATCCCTAATTTCTCCAAAACGGACCCTTCTGTGGTTCCAGCTGTCATTTCAATTGCTAACAAAACAGATTTACAACCTGCAGTTCAATTTATAGAGAAAAACTGGAATTAA
- a CDS encoding GrpB family protein, whose translation MKDIHDESTWPVWANETIDIVEPNPKWVEKGNQEKALLLNLLSTFGITEIQHYGSTSIPNLPAKPIIDLMAKIDSFQKIKEISSLLANHDWNYVPPNIDNRSWQRFFVKVINDKRVVHLHILLEGEERWDNQLLFRDLLRTNQQFIDEYAILKRNLAKKYSNDREAYTKAKTEFINYVLKS comes from the coding sequence ATGAAAGATATTCATGATGAAAGCACATGGCCCGTTTGGGCTAATGAGACAATAGACATTGTCGAACCAAATCCCAAGTGGGTAGAAAAAGGTAATCAGGAAAAAGCTCTTCTTCTTAATCTTCTTTCAACTTTCGGCATAACGGAAATTCAACATTATGGAAGTACATCTATTCCAAATTTACCAGCTAAACCAATCATTGATTTAATGGCTAAAATTGATTCATTTCAAAAAATAAAAGAAATATCTTCATTGTTAGCTAATCACGACTGGAATTATGTACCACCTAACATAGACAATCGAAGTTGGCAAAGATTTTTTGTGAAAGTAATTAACGACAAACGAGTAGTACATTTACATATTTTACTTGAGGGAGAAGAACGGTGGGATAATCAGCTACTTTTTCGTGATTTATTACGGACTAATCAGCAGTTTATTGATGAATACGCTATTCTTAAAAGAAATTTAGCAAAAAAATATAGCAATGATCGTGAAGCGTACACTAAAGCAAAAACAGAATTTATCAATTATGTTCTAAAATCTTAG
- a CDS encoding DinB family protein, with translation MVHAKDVLSDQLLANANDPSWYLPFSDSVERLSEEHAFWKPNEESNSIAEIVQHLLYWNQTWQTRYQKSHVDAVPSIGNNNNSFIIPENHTFADLKKQLLEVLLRWQELLSEEKVEREVNGYPGHVKWWAILGNVSTHNAYHIGQIIYIRKLQNSWKIDAGVDK, from the coding sequence ATGGTTCATGCAAAAGATGTTTTATCGGATCAGTTGTTGGCAAATGCTAATGACCCAAGTTGGTACCTACCATTTTCAGATTCAGTAGAAAGATTGTCTGAGGAACATGCATTTTGGAAGCCAAACGAAGAAAGTAATAGTATTGCTGAAATTGTGCAGCATCTACTATATTGGAATCAAACATGGCAAACTAGGTACCAAAAATCTCACGTTGATGCTGTGCCTTCAATAGGAAATAATAATAACAGCTTTATTATTCCTGAAAATCATACTTTTGCTGACTTAAAAAAACAACTATTAGAGGTGCTTTTACGTTGGCAAGAGTTATTATCTGAAGAAAAAGTTGAGAGAGAAGTTAATGGTTATCCTGGACACGTGAAATGGTGGGCAATACTCGGAAATGTGTCAACTCATAACGCATATCACATTGGTCAGATCATTTATATCCGGAAGTTGCAAAATAGCTGGAAAATAGATGCAGGAGTAGATAAATAA
- a CDS encoding helix-turn-helix transcriptional regulator: MKNRVKELRIEYGITQQELADKVSVSSRTIISLEKQKYNPSVLLAYKIASVFNLSIEETFIFDEDDK, encoded by the coding sequence ATGAAAAATAGAGTAAAAGAATTGCGAATAGAATATGGAATAACCCAACAAGAATTAGCTGATAAAGTAAGTGTATCTTCTAGAACTATCATCTCATTAGAAAAACAAAAGTATAATCCATCTGTGCTACTTGCGTATAAAATAGCTTCAGTTTTTAATTTATCAATTGAAGAAACTTTTATTTTTGATGAGGATGACAAATAA
- the ltrA gene encoding group II intron reverse transcriptase/maturase translates to MLMEQILERENLIQALKRVERNKGSHGVDGMPVQNLRPHLATEWYNMKTALLQGTYQPQPVRRIEIPKPNGGVRLLGIPTVLDRFIQQAIAQILTRIYDSTFSENSYGFRPNKQGHQAVRKAKSYITEGYTWVVDMDLEKFFDKVNHDKLMGMLERKIEDKRVLKLIRRFLQAGIMIGGLFHKSEEGTPQGGPLSPLLSNIMLDDLDKELEKRNLRFVRYADDSTIFVKTRKAAKRAMGNISSFIENKLKLKVNYEKSKYDRPWNRTFLGFSFTKSKKNPKVLLAKQTVKRVKKRIREMTSRKLPKPMKLRINKLKQYLRGWMGYFALIDTPNVLKNLDSWIRRRLRMCLWKQWKLPRTRVRKLKGLGAPFGKAYEWGNSRKGYWRIAHSPILDKTLNNVYWHHQGLVNLYERYTKLRQT, encoded by the coding sequence ATGTTAATGGAACAGATACTAGAGAGGGAAAACTTAATACAGGCATTGAAGCGTGTAGAAAGAAATAAGGGAAGCCATGGTGTAGATGGAATGCCGGTTCAAAACCTGAGACCGCACCTCGCAACTGAATGGTACAACATGAAAACTGCCCTTTTACAGGGTACCTATCAACCGCAGCCCGTCCGTCGTATCGAAATCCCGAAACCAAACGGCGGAGTTCGGCTATTGGGTATTCCAACCGTTCTAGACCGTTTCATTCAACAAGCCATTGCCCAAATATTAACCAGGATATATGACTCAACCTTTTCGGAGAATAGCTATGGTTTTCGCCCTAACAAACAAGGGCACCAGGCGGTTCGAAAGGCAAAGTCCTATATAACCGAAGGTTATACATGGGTAGTGGATATGGACTTGGAGAAGTTCTTCGATAAAGTGAATCATGACAAGCTCATGGGAATGTTAGAGCGGAAAATTGAAGATAAACGAGTTCTCAAACTGATTCGTAGATTCCTTCAAGCAGGCATTATGATAGGCGGACTTTTTCATAAAAGTGAGGAGGGAACTCCGCAAGGAGGTCCGTTAAGTCCTTTATTATCTAATATCATGTTAGACGATTTAGATAAAGAACTAGAGAAACGCAATCTTCGATTCGTAAGGTATGCGGATGACAGTACTATCTTTGTGAAGACACGAAAAGCCGCCAAACGTGCAATGGGAAATATCTCAAGCTTCATTGAAAATAAACTGAAGCTAAAGGTCAACTACGAGAAGTCGAAGTATGATCGCCCTTGGAACAGAACGTTTCTCGGTTTTAGTTTCACGAAGTCAAAGAAGAACCCGAAGGTTCTACTGGCTAAACAAACGGTGAAGAGAGTAAAGAAACGAATCAGGGAAATGACCTCGAGAAAATTACCGAAACCCATGAAACTCCGAATAAATAAGTTAAAGCAATACCTTAGAGGTTGGATGGGTTATTTCGCCCTCATTGATACTCCGAACGTTTTGAAGAATTTAGATTCATGGATTCGAAGAAGACTCAGGATGTGCCTATGGAAGCAATGGAAATTGCCAAGAACGAGAGTGAGGAAACTCAAAGGATTAGGCGCCCCATTTGGAAAAGCGTATGAATGGGGAAATAGCAGAAAGGGTTATTGGCGCATAGCGCATAGTCCTATTCTAGACAAAACCCTTAATAATGTTTATTGGCACCACCAAGGGTTAGTAAATCTATATGAACGATATACAAAACTACGTCAGACTTAA